The Exiguobacterium aurantiacum DSM 6208 genome includes a window with the following:
- a CDS encoding deoxyribonuclease IV, which produces MLKIGSHVSVSGKKMLLAGSEEAVSYGATTMMVYTGAPQNTRRKPIEDLNIEAALAHMAAHDIEEIVVHAPYIINLGNTTKPETFELAVSFLAQEIKRAEALKVARHVVLHPGAHVGAGEEVGLARIIEGLNEVLTGDETVNIALETMAGKGSELGKTFEELATIIDGVTHNERLSVCLDTCHVHDAGYDLVGDLDGVIEQFDRIVGLDRLGVIHVNDSKNVRGAKKDRHENIGYGEIGFDVLNRIIHHEAFAHLPKILETPYIPISEKTKVAPYKQEIDMFRAGAFDAEWRERFTLAHQ; this is translated from the coding sequence ATGTTAAAAATTGGTTCACACGTTTCAGTTTCCGGGAAAAAGATGCTGTTGGCCGGCAGTGAAGAGGCTGTCTCTTACGGGGCGACAACGATGATGGTATATACGGGTGCGCCCCAAAACACGCGGCGCAAACCGATTGAAGATTTAAATATCGAGGCCGCGCTCGCGCACATGGCCGCGCACGATATCGAAGAAATCGTCGTCCACGCCCCTTATATCATCAATTTGGGCAACACGACGAAACCAGAGACGTTCGAACTCGCCGTCTCATTTTTGGCTCAGGAAATTAAACGGGCCGAGGCGCTCAAAGTCGCCCGACACGTCGTATTACACCCGGGTGCCCATGTCGGGGCTGGAGAAGAAGTAGGGCTCGCCCGCATCATCGAAGGGTTGAACGAAGTGCTCACGGGTGACGAGACGGTCAACATCGCACTCGAGACGATGGCCGGTAAAGGGAGTGAGCTCGGCAAGACGTTTGAAGAACTTGCGACGATCATTGATGGTGTCACGCATAATGAGCGGTTATCGGTCTGCCTCGATACGTGTCACGTCCACGACGCCGGCTACGACCTCGTCGGTGATTTGGACGGTGTCATCGAGCAGTTCGACCGCATCGTCGGACTCGACCGGCTTGGTGTCATCCACGTCAACGACTCGAAAAACGTGCGCGGGGCGAAAAAAGACCGTCACGAGAACATTGGCTACGGCGAAATCGGGTTTGACGTCTTGAACCGAATCATTCACCACGAGGCGTTCGCGCATTTGCCGAAAATTTTAGAGACACCTTATATCCCGATCAGCGAGAAGACGAAAGTCGCACCATACAAACAAGAGATTGACATGTTCCGGGCAGGCGCGTTCGATGCCGAATGGCGGGAGCGTTTCACGCTCGCGCACCAGTAA
- a CDS encoding DUF1427 family protein, translated as MQELLLSLLAGLICGMIFTALKLPLPAPPVLPGVVGIFGVFLGMKVYQFALANWPF; from the coding sequence ATGCAAGAACTTTTACTCTCGTTGCTCGCCGGTCTGATCTGTGGCATGATCTTCACTGCCTTGAAGTTACCGTTGCCGGCCCCACCGGTTCTCCCAGGGGTCGTCGGGATTTTCGGTGTCTTCCTCGGCATGAAGGTATATCAATTCGCTCTCGCGAACTGGCCATTTTAA
- a CDS encoding RNA degradosome polyphosphate kinase has protein sequence MTTYLPEHFNNRELSWLSFNERVLEEAMDERNPLMERLKFLGIFSSNLDEFYMVRFGGLKDEVLAGFNRPEDKAGLTPKQQIKAISIKAQELVEMQYAAYKKITKQLATKNVRFLRPKHLNKEQLDFVKLYFRTHVFPVLTPIAVDAYRPFPMLLSKSLNIAVEIASKEEGKKRLALVQVPAVLPRYLELPTDDEDHTDLMLLEDVIIQFVDSLFKGFEVESTMPFRITRNADMPFHEEGSPDVLKQIEKELKKRRYGVAIRLEVQQRSLSKELLFMLQDVLDLHDRDIFIVDGPIDLTFLFGVYNKIGIEYDEMINETLIPFIPEGLESGKDLFKSLLKRDYLLHHPYHSFDPVVRFIAQAAKDPNVLAIKQTLYRVSGDSPIIKALTDAAESGKQVTVLVELKARFDEEKNIQWAKQLEKAGAHVIYGYKELKTHSKITLVVRILEGGVLQRFVHLGTGNYNDSTAKLYTDIGLLTTNEELAEDATNFFNWLSGYGERPSWHEFETSPDDMLDFFLQKIQDEIKLHEKYGNGRIVAKMNSLTDKSIITKLYDASQSGVKIDLIIRGICCLRPGIKGVSDNIRVISIIDRYLEHSRIFYFYQNGKEDLYCSSADWMTRNMKKRIEILFPILDSGHKTYIKDMIALQLVDNVKARIQRSDGKYVYIKQEPGQERIQSQIIIHQYTGGRWNNIPSVFEREPSNWAEREVLRLRAENEKMTDD, from the coding sequence ATGACGACCTACTTACCAGAACACTTCAACAACCGAGAACTCAGCTGGCTCAGCTTCAACGAGCGAGTGTTAGAAGAAGCGATGGACGAGCGCAATCCGCTCATGGAACGATTGAAATTTCTCGGCATATTCAGCTCGAACCTCGACGAGTTTTACATGGTCCGTTTCGGCGGCTTGAAAGACGAGGTGCTCGCCGGCTTCAACCGTCCCGAGGACAAAGCCGGACTGACACCGAAACAACAAATCAAGGCGATTTCGATTAAAGCCCAAGAACTCGTCGAGATGCAATATGCGGCCTATAAAAAAATCACGAAACAACTCGCGACGAAAAACGTCCGCTTTTTACGTCCGAAGCATTTGAACAAAGAACAGCTCGACTTTGTCAAGCTGTACTTCCGGACACACGTGTTTCCCGTGTTGACGCCAATCGCCGTCGATGCTTATCGCCCTTTCCCGATGCTATTGTCGAAATCGCTCAACATCGCCGTCGAGATCGCTTCCAAAGAGGAAGGGAAAAAGCGGCTCGCTCTCGTCCAAGTGCCTGCCGTCTTGCCGCGCTACCTCGAGTTACCGACAGACGATGAAGATCATACCGACCTCATGTTGCTCGAGGACGTGATCATCCAGTTCGTCGACTCGTTATTCAAAGGGTTTGAAGTCGAGTCGACGATGCCGTTCCGGATCACCCGTAATGCTGACATGCCGTTCCACGAAGAAGGCAGCCCGGACGTGTTGAAACAAATCGAGAAAGAGTTGAAGAAGCGACGCTACGGGGTCGCCATCCGGCTCGAAGTGCAACAACGCTCATTGAGCAAAGAGCTATTGTTCATGTTACAAGACGTTCTCGATTTGCACGACCGCGATATCTTCATCGTCGATGGCCCGATCGATTTGACGTTCCTGTTCGGCGTCTACAATAAAATCGGGATCGAATACGATGAGATGATCAATGAGACGTTGATCCCCTTCATCCCGGAAGGCCTTGAGTCGGGGAAGGATTTATTCAAAAGTCTGCTCAAGCGCGACTATTTACTCCACCATCCGTACCACTCGTTCGACCCTGTCGTCCGTTTCATCGCCCAAGCGGCGAAAGACCCGAACGTCCTTGCCATCAAGCAGACGCTTTACCGCGTGTCTGGCGATTCACCGATTATCAAAGCGCTCACCGACGCAGCCGAGAGCGGCAAACAAGTGACGGTTCTCGTCGAACTGAAAGCCCGGTTTGACGAGGAGAAAAACATCCAGTGGGCGAAACAGCTCGAGAAAGCCGGTGCCCACGTCATCTACGGCTATAAAGAGTTGAAGACACACTCGAAAATCACACTCGTCGTCCGCATTTTAGAAGGCGGTGTGCTTCAACGCTTCGTTCATCTCGGTACCGGAAACTATAACGATTCGACAGCGAAACTATACACCGACATCGGACTGTTGACGACGAACGAGGAACTCGCCGAGGACGCGACGAACTTCTTCAACTGGCTGTCCGGTTACGGAGAGCGCCCGTCGTGGCACGAGTTCGAGACATCTCCCGACGACATGCTCGACTTTTTCTTGCAAAAGATTCAAGACGAGATCAAACTACACGAGAAGTACGGGAACGGCCGCATCGTCGCGAAGATGAACTCCCTCACCGACAAGTCGATCATCACAAAACTGTATGACGCCTCCCAATCCGGTGTCAAAATCGATTTGATCATCCGCGGCATCTGTTGTCTCCGCCCCGGTATAAAAGGGGTGTCCGACAACATCCGCGTCATCTCGATTATCGATCGCTACTTGGAGCATTCCCGTATCTTTTACTTCTATCAAAACGGAAAAGAGGATCTGTACTGCTCGTCGGCCGATTGGATGACGCGTAACATGAAAAAACGGATCGAGATTTTGTTCCCAATCCTTGACTCTGGCCATAAAACGTACATTAAAGACATGATCGCCCTCCAACTCGTCGATAACGTCAAAGCACGAATTCAACGATCGGACGGCAAATACGTCTACATCAAGCAAGAGCCCGGTCAAGAGCGGATCCAGTCTCAAATCATCATCCACCAGTATACAGGCGGCCGTTGGAACAACATTCCGAGCGTGTTCGAGCGGGAGCCATCGAACTGGGCCGAACGTGAAGTTCTCCGGTTGCGTGCTGAAAACGAGAAAATGACAGATGACTGA
- a CDS encoding Ppx/GppA family phosphatase, translated as MEKKLAVIDIGSNSIRNVIFEVNGHGQYFERLNVKEVARLSSHITEANELSSDGIASLIETLRHFVSLNDHHDVKETLPVATAAIRNADNSDAILEEVRQATGIEIRLLSDYEEAFYGYSAIVNSTYVEDGYSVDIGGGSMEVTYFRDRELVFYHSFPFGAVTLTNDFMKGDVMTKEERKQLVSFLKKSFKQLDWLEPHGVPLVGVGGTARNLVRVEQSMSHFPLEGIHQYTIDAERLDQVVEELVATSSKQLGRLDGLSKDRVDIIGPAVTAIAELARYLKVPEFTMSNNGLREGLFYEYYLKANNEVRFADVKEESFRHFENQYDVDPTRHRHLIHLARQIYTGLIEAKAIKPKPYEPGLLEGACRLAYVGEYIDHNNKSDHTFHLITTSDFKGLNNEDRLALALVSSYKSRRLLDQHIEGFPEWFDSKMLRSLELLGSIVKLVDAFDLTERQVVENIDVDVADDGLVFTLHTATSPRFEVQRGIRHKKHLERVIEMSIELRIEERITS; from the coding sequence GTGGAGAAAAAATTAGCAGTCATTGATATCGGGTCGAACTCGATCCGTAACGTCATATTCGAAGTGAATGGGCACGGACAGTACTTTGAACGATTGAACGTGAAAGAAGTTGCGCGATTGTCGAGCCATATCACGGAAGCGAATGAGTTGTCCTCGGACGGTATCGCTTCGTTGATCGAGACGTTGCGACATTTTGTAAGCCTGAACGATCATCATGACGTCAAAGAGACGTTGCCGGTGGCGACAGCGGCGATTCGTAACGCCGACAATTCGGACGCCATATTAGAAGAAGTGCGTCAGGCGACCGGGATTGAGATTCGGTTGTTGAGCGATTATGAAGAAGCGTTTTATGGATATTCGGCCATCGTCAACTCGACCTATGTCGAGGACGGTTATTCGGTCGATATCGGCGGCGGTTCGATGGAAGTGACGTACTTTAGAGACCGTGAGCTCGTTTTCTATCATAGCTTCCCGTTCGGTGCCGTCACACTGACGAACGACTTCATGAAAGGCGACGTCATGACGAAAGAAGAACGTAAACAACTCGTCTCGTTTTTAAAAAAATCATTCAAACAACTCGATTGGCTCGAACCGCACGGTGTACCGCTCGTCGGTGTCGGCGGGACGGCCCGAAACTTGGTCCGCGTCGAACAGTCGATGTCGCATTTCCCGCTTGAAGGCATTCATCAATACACGATTGACGCCGAGCGGCTCGATCAAGTCGTTGAAGAACTCGTCGCCACGTCGAGTAAACAACTCGGCCGGCTCGACGGGTTATCGAAAGACCGAGTCGACATCATCGGCCCGGCCGTGACCGCCATCGCGGAGCTGGCCCGTTATTTGAAAGTGCCTGAGTTCACGATGAGCAACAACGGTTTGCGGGAAGGGCTGTTTTATGAATATTACTTAAAGGCGAACAACGAGGTCCGGTTCGCCGATGTAAAGGAAGAGAGCTTCCGTCACTTTGAAAACCAATACGACGTCGACCCGACCCGGCACCGCCACCTCATCCACTTGGCACGCCAAATCTATACCGGACTAATTGAGGCAAAAGCGATCAAGCCGAAACCGTACGAACCGGGCCTATTGGAAGGCGCGTGCCGCCTCGCCTACGTCGGGGAATATATCGACCATAACAATAAGAGCGACCACACGTTCCACTTGATCACGACGAGCGACTTCAAAGGGTTGAACAATGAGGACCGGCTCGCACTCGCCTTAGTCTCGTCTTATAAGTCACGTCGCCTGCTCGACCAACATATCGAAGGATTCCCAGAATGGTTCGATTCGAAGATGTTGAGAAGCCTTGAGCTGCTCGGCTCGATCGTCAAGCTCGTCGATGCCTTCGACTTGACCGAACGACAAGTCGTCGAGAATATCGACGTCGACGTAGCAGACGACGGGCTCGTGTTCACCCTTCATACGGCCACATCCCCACGGTTTGAAGTACAGCGCGGCATTCGCCATAAGAAACATTTGGAGCGAGTGATTGAAATGTCAATCGAGTTACGGATAGAGGAGAGGATCACTTCATGA
- a CDS encoding metal ABC transporter ATP-binding protein, with protein sequence MTTSVVKLDHVSYYYEGTAALQNVSIDIKQGDFVAVVGENGSGKSTLIRSILGLLTPKTGSVELFGRPQAQFKDKSRISYVSQKAASFNSGFPVTVEEVVAMGRYGRLGLFKRLNIEDRAAIQNALETVNMWQYRDKKIGSLSGGQQQRVFIARAIVNQPDLLILDEPTVGVDQKHLRDFYEVLHLLREHTTCTFILVTHDLNVVTDLVTKVVHLDRGRMACNCGLKEYSELSELKSIKPYPVKLLVHEGTS encoded by the coding sequence ATGACGACATCTGTCGTAAAACTAGACCACGTTTCATATTATTATGAAGGTACGGCCGCGTTGCAGAACGTGTCCATCGACATTAAGCAAGGCGATTTCGTCGCCGTCGTCGGGGAGAATGGTTCTGGCAAATCGACGTTGATTCGGTCGATCCTTGGATTGTTGACGCCAAAGACGGGTTCTGTCGAGCTGTTCGGTCGCCCGCAAGCCCAATTTAAAGACAAGTCCCGTATCAGTTACGTTTCCCAAAAAGCTGCATCCTTTAACTCGGGGTTCCCGGTGACGGTCGAAGAAGTCGTCGCCATGGGACGGTATGGACGGCTCGGCTTGTTCAAGCGTCTTAACATCGAGGACCGGGCCGCAATTCAAAACGCGCTCGAGACGGTGAACATGTGGCAATATCGAGACAAAAAGATTGGCAGCCTGTCCGGTGGCCAGCAACAGCGGGTATTCATCGCTCGCGCCATCGTCAACCAACCGGATCTCCTTATCTTGGATGAGCCGACCGTCGGGGTCGACCAGAAACATTTGCGTGACTTCTATGAAGTGCTCCACTTGTTGCGCGAGCACACGACGTGCACGTTCATTTTGGTGACGCATGACTTGAACGTCGTGACCGACCTCGTGACGAAAGTCGTCCATCTCGACCGCGGTCGGATGGCGTGCAATTGTGGATTGAAAGAGTATAGCGAACTGAGTGAATTGAAGTCGATCAAGCCGTATCCCGTCAAACTGCTCGTTCACGAGGGCACGTCATGA
- a CDS encoding metal ABC transporter permease gives MIADLFTYSFLRYAFVAAVVIGFTAPLIGSFVVVRRMSLIADALSHVTLAGISLSLFLGQYVLLFSDLNPLYLGTLVSVLAALGLDWLRNKYVHFQELSIPIMMSAGMGLSAIFISLSRGFSVDLSTLLFGSISAVSPSDIVLILAVSFVTLLVITVFYKQLLFLSFDEEQAKVSGLPSTLLHMLFMFVVALVIAVSMRIVGTLLVSSLITLPVAAALRFTKSFKQTIMWSIIFGEVATIGGLVLAYELDVAPGGVIVLLAVLILAVVMGIEKVGTLQKKEATHE, from the coding sequence ATGATCGCGGATTTATTCACGTACAGCTTTTTACGCTACGCGTTCGTCGCAGCCGTCGTCATCGGGTTTACGGCCCCGCTGATCGGCTCGTTCGTCGTCGTCCGCCGCATGAGTTTGATTGCCGACGCCCTGTCACACGTGACGCTCGCCGGCATCTCGCTTAGCCTGTTCCTTGGGCAATACGTGTTGTTGTTCTCGGACTTGAACCCGCTGTATCTCGGGACGCTCGTCTCGGTGCTCGCGGCGTTAGGTCTCGATTGGCTTCGAAACAAGTACGTTCACTTCCAAGAGTTGTCGATCCCGATCATGATGTCGGCGGGAATGGGATTGAGCGCGATTTTCATCTCCTTGTCCCGTGGCTTCTCTGTCGACTTATCGACGTTGTTGTTCGGTTCGATCTCAGCGGTCAGTCCATCAGACATCGTCTTGATCCTTGCGGTGTCGTTCGTCACGTTGCTCGTCATCACAGTGTTTTATAAGCAACTGTTGTTTTTATCATTCGACGAAGAGCAAGCAAAAGTATCGGGATTACCGAGTACGTTGCTCCATATGCTGTTCATGTTCGTCGTCGCGCTCGTCATCGCCGTCAGTATGCGCATCGTCGGCACGTTGCTCGTCTCGAGTCTGATCACGCTGCCCGTCGCGGCGGCGCTCCGGTTCACGAAGAGCTTCAAACAGACGATCATGTGGTCCATCATCTTCGGTGAGGTCGCGACTATTGGCGGGCTCGTTCTCGCATACGAACTCGACGTCGCACCGGGGGGCGTCATCGTTCTCCTCGCAGTACTCATCTTGGCGGTCGTGATGGGAATTGAAAAAGTCGGTACGTTGCAGAAGAAGGAGGCCACACATGAATGA
- a CDS encoding Fur family transcriptional regulator, protein MNETEQLTRLQSSSLKVTPKRIEMYAYLANEERYVSAKDVLDYMRSKHPTMSFDTVYRNLKSFAEEGLLEATELSGEKAFRVTCGASHHHHHLICRGCGKTKLLDLCPMRYVEALDPDFEVVDHKFEIYGYCKQCKAGRD, encoded by the coding sequence ATGAATGAAACAGAACAATTGACACGTTTGCAGTCATCATCGCTCAAAGTGACACCGAAACGAATCGAGATGTACGCTTATTTGGCGAACGAAGAACGATACGTCAGTGCGAAGGACGTCCTCGACTATATGCGTTCAAAACATCCGACGATGAGTTTTGACACGGTGTATCGCAATTTGAAGTCGTTCGCCGAAGAAGGGCTGCTCGAGGCGACAGAATTGAGCGGAGAGAAGGCGTTCCGTGTCACATGCGGGGCGTCACATCATCATCACCACTTGATCTGCCGGGGGTGCGGCAAGACGAAACTGCTCGACTTATGTCCGATGCGATACGTCGAGGCACTCGATCCCGACTTTGAGGTCGTTGATCATAAGTTCGAGATTTATGGGTATTGTAAACAATGTAAGGCGGGAAGGGATTGA
- a CDS encoding bifunctional ADP-dependent NAD(P)H-hydrate dehydratase/NAD(P)H-hydrate epimerase, protein MIYTANDIKRTDETAARLGMTEEVLMERAASALASRLAVPLSASVLVVCGTGNNGGDGWVVARELVQRGHDVFVWTPLGEPKSAAAAAHAAYAKQFVTVVSEPGPTDLIIDALFGIGLDGPVTGQARAVISWLRDQETPIFSIDVPSGVTSDAADRFDGHAVKATATYTLHGYKRSTFLPKTAPYYGKVERVDIRLPHTSSWRVLTEADFDETLLARDLFSHKTTYGHGLLIGGSTHLIGAPFLAAKASLRTGIGLLDVALPETASPLKATLPEAMYYDIETIPEKDYAATAIGPGMIEGETLERVWESVRQKQRPLIVDAGALTESHLEASGPITLTPHPGELARLTGKSVEEIEDDRFEAARQFAMKHGVHLILKGTYTLIVTPDGSGAVNTVEASALAKGGSGDVLTGMALALWARSRRIEPRHNPNEQAVLWHALAARRASDQIHPASVLATDVIEAIGRI, encoded by the coding sequence ATGATTTATACGGCGAACGACATCAAACGGACCGACGAGACGGCAGCGAGGCTCGGCATGACTGAAGAAGTGTTGATGGAACGGGCGGCTTCCGCGCTGGCGAGTCGACTCGCAGTGCCACTGTCCGCGTCCGTGCTCGTCGTCTGTGGCACCGGCAACAACGGCGGAGACGGGTGGGTCGTCGCCCGCGAGCTCGTGCAGCGCGGCCACGACGTTTTCGTCTGGACACCGCTCGGGGAACCGAAGTCCGCGGCGGCTGCGGCGCACGCCGCTTATGCGAAACAGTTTGTCACCGTCGTGTCTGAACCGGGACCTACCGACCTCATCATCGATGCGTTGTTCGGGATCGGGCTGGACGGTCCCGTCACCGGACAGGCCCGCGCTGTCATTTCATGGCTGCGCGACCAAGAGACGCCGATTTTTTCAATCGATGTCCCATCCGGTGTCACAAGTGACGCGGCGGACAGATTCGACGGCCATGCCGTCAAAGCGACGGCGACGTATACGTTGCACGGTTATAAACGGAGCACGTTCTTACCGAAAACGGCTCCTTACTATGGAAAGGTCGAACGTGTCGATATCAGGTTGCCGCACACATCTTCGTGGCGTGTACTGACGGAGGCCGACTTTGACGAGACGTTGCTCGCGCGTGACCTGTTCAGTCATAAAACGACGTACGGCCATGGCCTGTTAATCGGAGGGAGCACCCACTTGATCGGGGCACCGTTTCTTGCGGCCAAAGCCTCACTCCGCACCGGGATCGGCTTGCTCGACGTGGCGCTCCCGGAAACGGCGTCGCCTTTAAAAGCGACGCTGCCAGAAGCGATGTACTATGATATCGAGACAATCCCGGAGAAAGACTACGCGGCGACGGCGATCGGCCCCGGCATGATTGAGGGGGAAACGCTAGAACGAGTTTGGGAATCGGTCCGACAAAAGCAACGTCCATTGATCGTGGATGCTGGTGCGTTGACGGAAAGCCATCTCGAGGCGTCTGGTCCGATCACGCTCACCCCGCACCCCGGCGAGTTGGCTCGGTTGACGGGGAAATCGGTCGAGGAAATCGAGGATGACCGTTTCGAGGCGGCGCGTCAGTTTGCGATGAAGCACGGTGTCCATTTGATTTTGAAAGGGACGTATACGTTGATCGTGACGCCGGACGGAAGCGGTGCCGTCAACACGGTCGAAGCGTCGGCGCTCGCGAAAGGCGGGAGTGGGGACGTCCTGACCGGTATGGCACTCGCGTTATGGGCACGCAGCCGGCGTATCGAACCGAGACACAACCCGAACGAGCAAGCGGTGCTCTGGCACGCCCTCGCGGCTAGACGAGCGAGTGATCAGATTCACCCGGCGAGCGTTCTCGCGACTGACGTCATCGAGGCGATCGGGCGCATATAA
- a CDS encoding 5' nucleotidase, NT5C type, which translates to MHIGIDLDGTVTDPQSCFHYMNDALGYAIDYHQATEYELHTYTNMTQHDFWKFMIEHGHEEEIYRRSLPHTEVSDVLWRIRESHRLHYVTARSEAVRSVTEDWIKRQTLPLDSLIMTGSHDKVGVVKELSLDLFMEDRYENAISIHEQTEIPVLLFDAPYNRKPLPEGVRRIHSWSEALHLVNHFETTNSISNR; encoded by the coding sequence ATGCATATCGGCATCGATCTCGACGGGACCGTCACGGACCCGCAAAGCTGTTTTCACTATATGAATGATGCTCTCGGTTATGCGATTGATTATCATCAGGCGACCGAATATGAGCTACACACGTATACGAATATGACCCAACATGATTTTTGGAAGTTTATGATCGAGCACGGACACGAGGAAGAGATTTATCGTCGCTCGCTCCCCCATACGGAAGTAAGCGACGTCTTGTGGCGTATACGTGAGTCCCATCGTCTTCATTACGTCACGGCCCGAAGCGAGGCCGTCCGTTCGGTCACCGAGGACTGGATCAAACGACAGACGCTCCCGCTCGACTCGCTTATCATGACGGGAAGCCACGACAAAGTCGGAGTCGTCAAAGAACTGTCGCTCGACTTGTTCATGGAGGACCGCTACGAGAACGCCATCTCGATCCATGAGCAGACCGAAATTCCGGTGCTTTTGTTTGACGCGCCCTACAACCGCAAACCGTTGCCTGAAGGCGTCCGTCGCATCCATTCATGGAGCGAGGCGCTTCATCTCGTCAACCATTTCGAGACGACGAATTCAATCTCAAACCGCTAA
- the ispG gene encoding flavodoxin-dependent (E)-4-hydroxy-3-methylbut-2-enyl-diphosphate synthase, with the protein MSEILHRSLTRPIRVGNLIIGGSDEVVIQSMTTTKTHDVEATVAEILRLEEAGCQVVRVACPDERAADALAEIKSRINIPLVVDIHFDYKLALKAIESGVDKIRINPGNIGRREKVEAVVNAAKAKGIPIRIGVNAGSLEKQFLEKYGYPTAQGMVESAMHHVKILEDLGFYNTIISLKASDVNLALEAYTLAAKTFDYPLHVGITESGPLFSGSLKSAAGLGAILSLGIGSTVRVSLSDDPVEEVKVAKEVLKSFGLAANAATLISCPTCGRIEIDLISIAKEVEEYIQNINVNIKVAVLGCAVNGPGEAREADIGIAGARNEGLLFRHGKIIRKVPEATMVEELKKEIDAIVAEKLAARELEEQELANQSK; encoded by the coding sequence ATGTCAGAAATTTTACACCGTTCATTAACGCGTCCGATCCGTGTCGGCAACCTCATTATCGGGGGATCAGACGAAGTCGTCATCCAGTCGATGACGACGACAAAAACACACGATGTCGAAGCGACCGTCGCCGAGATTTTGCGTCTCGAAGAAGCCGGTTGCCAAGTCGTCCGTGTCGCTTGTCCGGACGAACGGGCCGCAGACGCTCTTGCTGAAATCAAAAGTCGCATCAACATCCCGCTCGTCGTCGACATCCACTTCGACTACAAGTTAGCACTCAAGGCGATCGAGAGCGGCGTCGATAAAATTCGGATCAACCCGGGTAACATCGGCCGTCGTGAGAAAGTCGAAGCCGTCGTCAACGCGGCGAAAGCGAAAGGCATCCCGATTCGAATCGGTGTCAACGCCGGCTCGCTCGAGAAGCAGTTCCTCGAGAAATATGGTTACCCGACGGCCCAAGGCATGGTCGAGAGTGCGATGCACCACGTCAAAATCCTTGAAGACCTCGGTTTCTATAACACGATCATCTCGCTCAAAGCGTCAGACGTGAACCTCGCCCTCGAGGCGTATACGCTCGCTGCGAAGACGTTCGACTATCCACTCCACGTCGGGATCACCGAGTCGGGCCCGCTCTTCTCAGGGTCACTCAAATCAGCTGCCGGCCTCGGCGCAATCCTCTCGCTTGGGATTGGTTCGACGGTGCGCGTCTCACTCTCAGACGATCCGGTCGAAGAAGTCAAAGTCGCCAAGGAAGTGCTCAAGTCGTTCGGGCTCGCCGCGAACGCCGCGACGCTCATCTCGTGTCCGACGTGTGGCCGGATTGAAATCGATTTGATTTCTATCGCGAAAGAAGTCGAGGAGTACATCCAAAACATCAACGTCAACATTAAAGTCGCCGTGCTCGGATGTGCGGTCAACGGGCCAGGGGAAGCGCGCGAAGCGGATATCGGAATCGCCGGTGCACGTAACGAAGGACTGCTCTTCCGCCACGGCAAGATCATCCGAAAAGTTCCGGAAGCGACCATGGTCGAAGAGTTGAAGAAAGAAATCGACGCCATCGTCGCCGAAAAACTCGCCGCACGTGAACTCGAAGAGCAAGAACTCGCCAATCAATCGAAATAA